AGTTTCTGGCCAGCCTTCAGCACACCTTCGGTAATGAAGCTGCGCAAGTGCTCTATCACCGTCTCGTGCAGCCGCTGACGTTCAAGCCTGGGCATCAGGAGAGGTTTGGCTGACGCGTTCAGCTCAGTATTATTTTGCATTCAAAATCCTCATCGTAAGCGCTTGAAAGCACACTCTTATTCGAAAACCACCGCAGATACTGGAGACTCTAGCCCATTTTCGAGGCTTGACACAGGCAACGGTCGCGCTATCGTATTTTGCATTCAAAATACAAAAACAAAAAGGAGTCACCCATGTTGAAGCTCGATTTCCACCCGGCCGGCCGTCACTTCCTGCAGATCCCTGGTCCCAGCCCTGTCCCGGACCGCATCCTGCGGGCCATGAGCTACCCCACCATCGACCATCGCGGCCCCGAGTTCGGTGAGCTGGGCCTGAAGGTGCTCGACGGCATCAAGAAGATCTTCAAAACCGTTCATCCCGTGGTCATCTACCCGGCGTCCGGTACCGGTGCCTGGGAAGCGGCGCTGTGCAACACCCTGAGTGCAGGCGACGAAGTGCTGATGTTCGAAACCGGCCACTTCGCCACCTTGTGGCAGAAGATGGCCTTGAGCCTTGGCCTCAAGCCACAGTTCCTCGGGCGCCCGGGCATCGAAGGCTGGCGTGGCGGTGTCGATGCCGCCATGATCGAGGCTCACCTGCGGGCAGACAGCGCGCAGCGCATCAAGGCGGTGTGCGTGGTGCACAACGAAACCAGCACCGGCGTCACCTCGGACATCGCCTCGGTGCGCAAGGCCATCGATGCCGCCGGCCACCCGGCGCTGTTGCTGGTCGACACCATTTCCGGCCTGGCTTCGGCCGATTACCGGCATGACGAATGGGGCGTGGATGTCACCGTCTCCGGCTCGCAGAAAGGCCTGATGCTGCCGCCGGGCATCAGCTTCAACGCCCTGTCCCCCAAAGCCATCGAAGCCAGCAAGCGCGCCACCCTGCCGCGCAGCTTCTGGGGCTGGGATGAAATCGTGGAAATGAACAAGACCGGCTACTGGCCCTACACGCCGAACACCAACCTGCTGTACGGCCTGAACGAAGCACTGGAGATGATCCTTGGCGAAGGGCTGGAGAATGTCTTCGAGCGCCACAACCGCCTGGCGCAGGCCTGCCGCACGGCGGTCAATGCCTGGGGCCTGGACATCCAGTGCGCCGACCCAAGCGTGTACAGCCCGGTACTGACCGGCGTGATGACGCCAGAAGGCATCGATGCCGACGCCGTGCGCAAGGTGATCTACGAGCGCTTCGACATGTCGCTGGGCACGGGCCTGGGCAAGATGAAAGGCCGTATGTTCCGCATTGGCCACCTGGGCGACTGCAACGACCTGACCCTGATGGCCACCCTCACCGGCTGCGAAATGGGCCTGCAACTGGCCGGCGTGAAACTGCAGTCCAGCGGCGTGCTGGCGGCCATGGACTACCTGGGAGGGCAATCGGTCCCGCTGCGTCGCGAGTGATGTGAAAAACGCTTGATTGGGCGCTACGGTCCCTGCCGCAGCGCCTTGAGTGACGAGAACTATCCCGAATCCCCGCATCGTCCGCGGGAACAATAAGAAATTGGAGATAGAACATGAGGTTTTTCCGTCTGCGACCCACCACGGTGGTGTTGTTCATGCTGTGCGCCATGTATTTCATCACCTACCTCGACCGGGTCAACGTCAGCACTGCCGCTGTCGGCTTCGGTCCCGAGTTCGGGCTGAGCAAGACCGAAATCGGCATCGTCTTTTCGGCTTTTGCCTACCCCTACCTGGTGTTTCAGATCATCGGAGGCTGGGTCAGCGACCGCTTCGGCGCCAAGCGCACGCTGGTGGTATGCGGCATCATCTGGGCCGCGGCCACCGTGATGACGGGCCTGGCCGGTGGCTTCGTCTCGCTGATCATCGCCCGGATCCTGTTGGGCCTGGGTGAAGGCGCCACCTTCCCTGCCGCCACTGCGGCAATGTCGCGCTGGGTACCCAAGGAGAAACGCGGTTTTGCGCAAGGCATCACCCATGCGTTCGCACGGCTGGGCAATGCCCTGGCACCTGCCGCGATGATCGCGATCATGGCCACCTACGGCTGGCGCGAGTCGTTCTACGTGTGTGCGGTCATCAGTTTCATCTGGGTTGCGCTATGGGCGCTGGTGTTCACCGAACTGCCGAAGAACCATCCGCGCATATCCCAGCAGGAACTGGATTCGCTGCCGGCCCCCAAGGTCAAGAACAAGGACCCGCTGCCCTGGGGGCGCCTGTTCAAGCGCATGGCGCCGGTGACCATCGTCTACTTCTGCTACGGCTGGACCCTGTGGCTACTGCTGAGCTGGGTACCGATGTACTTCATGAACCTGGGCCTGGACCTGAAAGGCACCGCCATCTTCGCCTCCGCCGTGTTCTTCGGCGGTGTGGTCGGCGATACCCTCGGCGGTATCGTCAGCGACCGCATCTACGCGCGGACCAAGAACCTGAACAAGGCGCGCAGCCTGATGGTTTCGATCTGCCTCAGCTTGACGCTGCTGTCGCTGGTGCCGCTGATGTTCACCACCGACATCCACATTTCCCTGGCCTGCCTGGCCATCGGCTTCTTCTTCTCGGAAATGACCATCGGCCCGATGTGGGCCATCCCCATGGATATCGCCCCGGATCATTCCGGCACCGCCTCCGGCATGATGAATACCGGTTCGGCGATGGCGGCCATCATCAGCCCGGTGGCGGCCGGCATGCTGATCGACAAGTTCCACAACTGGCAGCTACCGTTCCTGGTCAGTATTGCGTTGCTCGCCATTGGCGTGGCGCTGTCGTTCCGCATGAAGCCGCAAAACAAGTTCGAGTATGCAAAGGCACCCGTGGCATCGGCTGAAGACCCGCAGCCGGCACCAGCCATCAGCAAGTGACAACCTGTCGCCGCGCCTTCGGGCGCGGCCTTGATTAAGGAGCGACACCTTGAATACCGCAGCCCCTTCTGCGCATCTGGCGCAACTGCTCGTCAACGCCCAACGTGAGCGCAGCCCGTTGGGCGAACTCGATCACGGCCTGTATCCGAAGGACTTCGCCGACGCCTATCAAACCCAGCAGGCGATTTTCAGTTTGCGAGGCATCGAGGCCGGCGGTTGGAAGATCGGCTCGAAATCCCCGACTGGCCCGGTGCAGGGCTCGCCCTTGCCTGCGCAATGCCTGCATGCGCCTGGTAGCGCATTTGCCCGTGCCGACTACGCGCCTGTGGGCCTTGAGCTTGAAATCGCGTTCCGCTTCAAGCATGACTTCACGCCGCGTGACGAGGATTACAGCGAAGCGGAAGTCCACGCCGGAATTGGCGAAATGGCCGCGACCATCGAGATCGTCTCCAGCCGGTTCGCGGCCTTCCCGAAAGTCGAGCCACTGACGCAACTGGCCGACTTGCTCAACCATGGCGCCTTGGTGGTGGGTGAATTCGTGCCTTACCGGGACGATTTTCCGTTTGCCCAACCAACGCTCGCACTGACGTTCAATGACGAAAGCATCGTGCCAGGGCCCGCGGCCAATCCGGCAGGCGATCCTCGCCGGTTGCTGACGTGGCTGGTCAACCATCACACCCGCAATGGCAAGACATTGCCCAAGGACTTTGTCATTACCACCGGGTCGTTCACCGGGATGTATTTCGCCAAGGCGGCGGGTGAGCTCAAAGGCGAGATCAGCGGCATGCCACCGGTGTCGCTGTCTCTGACCTGACAGCGCGCGGCACCCTCGAAAGCCAGGTGCTCGACCTGGCTTTTTTACACCTGGACGATTCCCCACGGGCATGAGGCGAAAAGAAAGGCCCCGAAAAATCGGGGCCGGGGGTGAACCATTCAACAACCCTCAGGCTGTTTGATAGGACCGGTAGCGCGGCTCCCAGAACATCTCGTCAATCGCTTCACGCAGCGCATCCTCTGACTGCTCCGACGCAACGCCATCTTCCTGCGCCGCCAGCGCGACAGCCAGTGCGATCGCCTTGCTCACGGCCTGCACATCGCCCATCGGCGGCAACATCTCGCCTGCTTGTGCACTCTGCGCCAGCGCCCTGGCCGAGGCCATCAACATGCGCTCGGTCACCCGGGAGGCTTGGCTGACGATCACCCCCAGGCCGATACCCGGGAAGATGTAAGAGTTGTTGCATTGGGCAATCTTGTAGGACCGCCCCGCCCACTCCACGGGCTGGAACGGGCTGCCGGTGGCGATCAATGCGTGACCTTCGGTCCACTGGAGCAGGTCGGCCGGTTGCGCTTCAATCTGCGAAGTCGGGTTGGACAGCGGCATGATGATGGGCTGGCGGCACCCTTGGTACAGCGTCTGAATAATCGATTGGGTGAACAACCCCGCTTTGCCCGAAACCCCGATCAATACCGTGGGACGCGCATTGCTCACCACTTCCTGCAAGTCCGGCCAGTCCGATGCGAATTGCCATTGCGACAGCGAGGCCGTGGCATGGGCAAGTCGGGTCTGGAACGGATACAGGCCCTGCTGGCGGTCGGTCAACAAGCCTTTGCTGTTGAGCAGGAACACCTGGCTGCGCGCCTGGGCATCGCTGAGCCCCTCCTCGACCATCGCCTGGATGATCTGCTCGGCGATACCACACCCGGCGGAACCCGCCCCGACAAAGGCGATGGTTTGCTGCGACAGCGTTTCACCCTTGATCCGGCAGGCCGCCAGCAAGGTGCCGACCGTGACCGCTGCGGTGCCCTGAATGTCGTCGTTGAAGCAGCAAAGCTGGTCGCGGTAACGCTCCAGTAGCGGCATCGCGTTCGCCAAGGCAAAGTCCTCGAACTGCAGCAGCACACCCGGCCAGCGCCGCTGCACGGCCGCCACGAAAGCTTCAAGGAAATCATCGTATTGCTGGCCACGCACCCTTGGCTGCTTCAGCCCAAGGTACTCGGGGTCTTCAAGCAAGGCCGGGTTCTCGGTGCCGACATCCAGCACGATCGGCAAGGTGTAGGCCGGGCTGATCCCGCCACAGGCGGTGTACAGCGACAGCTTGCCGATCGGAATACCCATGCCGCCAACACCTTGGTCACCCAGGCCGAGGATACGTTCGCAATCGCTGACCACAATGACTTTGACGTTGTCCTTGGTGACGTTGGCCAACATCGCGTCGATCTGATCGCGCTCCTCATAGGAAATGAACACACCCCGATGACTGCGGTAGATCCTGGAGAACTCCTGGCACGCCTTGCCCACGGTCGGTGTGTAGATGATCGGCAGCATCTCTTCGAGGTGCGACTCCACCAGCTTGTAGAACAGCGTTTCGTTGCGGTCCTGCACCGAGCGCAGGTAAACGTGCTTTTCCAGCGGGCCGGGCGCTTCGCTGAACTGGCGATAGGCTCGTGCAACCTGTTGCTCCAGCGTTTCCACTTGTGCGGGCAGCAGCCCCTGCAAACCAAATGCCTCGCGTTCGTGCTGGGTAAATGCCGTGCCTTTGTTCAGCAGCGGCGTTTCCAGCAGCGCAGGGCCACGGAATTTGACGGGCAGTGGACGACGTTCTGACGGCATGACGGAGACCTCGTTGGTTGTTGTATTTTGAATTCAATATACCGGCAACGAGATGAAATGCAATTCAGGGGATGTTTGTGCCTTCCCAATAACCGGGCACGTTGTAGACCTCTTTCAGGTAGTCGACAAAGAACCGGACCTTGGCCGGCAAATGACGCTGTTGTGGCCAGACCGCCTGGATGTCGTAATCAGGCAGTGCGAATTCATCGAGTACCGTGACCAACGTGCCAGCGTCCAGCTCCGCCTGGATCTCCCACGTCGACCGCCAACCGATGCCAACCCCTTGCTGCATCCACGCCGCCAGCAGTTCCCCGTCATTGCAGGCCAGGTTGCCACTGACCTTCATCGCCACCGGCCGACCGTCGCGCATGAACGTCCAACCACGCTGCTGGCCACCTTGCAGGGTGAAGGCCAGGCAATTGTGGTCCGCGAGGTCTTCCAAGGTCTGCGGCCGGCCATGCCGGGCAAAATACGCCGGTGTGCCACACACCACCCGCTTGTTGGGGAAGAGTTTGACCGCGACGTAGTTGGGGTCGCGCACTTCACCAATACGGATGCTCAGGTCGTACCCCTCACTGACCAGATCCACGACGCTGTCGGTAAGGTTGAACGCCAGCTTCACGTTGGGAAAGCGACGCTGGAACTCCAGCGCATGCGGGGCCACATGCACACGCCCGAAGGCTGCCGGTGCGGAGATCTGCAGGCTGCCTTTGACCAGGGACGCGCTGCTGCAGATCGCCGCCTCCAGATCATCGAAATCCAGCAGCAGCCGGGTCGCCCGCTCCAGCAACTGCTCACCCAACGCCGTCAGTTTCAGCCCCCGGGTAGACCGGTGCATGAGCTTCACACCCAGGCGTTTTTCAAGGCTGTCCAGGCGCCGCCCGAGGATTGCCGGCGTCACCCCTTCAATCAACGCCGCCGCCGCAAAACTGCCTTTTTGCGCGACCTGCACAAAACTCTGTAACTCGACATAGCGGCCCATTCCATACCTCAGGTATCGACAGAATCTAATTTTCTGGCCTTCAACAAGCCCATTCGCTGCTCCATGCTGCCACTCAATAAGAAAAATATCGACCTAGTGTCAGGAGAGCATTCATGGCGAAAATCAGAGCGATCGAAGCGGCCGTGCAGGTATTGCGCCGCGAGGGTGTGGACGTTGCATTCGGGATTCCGGGCGCAGCGATCAACCCCTTCTATGCAGCAATGAAGTCGGTGGGAGGCATCGATCACGTCCTCGCTCGCCACGTCGAAGGTGCCTCGCACATGGCCGAGGGCTACACCCGCGCCAACCCGGGCAACATCGGCGTGTGCATCGGCACCTCCGGCCCGGCCGGCACCGACATGGTCACCGGCCTGTACAGCGCCTCGGCCGACTCCATCCCGATTCTGTGCATCACCGGCCAGGCGCCACGCGCCCGCCTGCACAAGGAAGACTTCCAGGCGGTCGACATCACCAGCATCGTCAAGCCGGTCACCAAGTGGGCAACCACGGTTCTGGAACCGGGCCAGGTGCCTTACGCCTTCCAGAAGGCCTTCTATGAAATGCGCAGCGGCCGCCCAGGCCCGGTGCTGATCGACCTGCCGTTCGACGTGCAGATGGCCGAGATCGAATTCGACATCGACGCCTACGAGCCGCTGGCTATCAACAAGCCGTCCGCTACCCGCATCCAGGCCGAAAAAGCCCTGGCCCTGCTCAATGACGCCGAGCGCCCACTGCTGGTGGCCGGTGGCGGCATCATCAACGCCGACGCCAGCGACAAGCTGGTCGAGTTCGCCGAACTGACCGGCGTGCCGGTGGTGCCAACCCTGATGGGCTGGGGTACCATCCCGGATGACCACGAACTGATGGTCGGCATGGTCGGCCTGCAGACCTCGCACCGCTACGGCAACGCCACGATGCTCAAATCCGACCTGGTGTTCGGTATCGGCAACCGTTGGGCCAACCGCCACACAGGCTCCGTTGACGTCTACACCGAAGGCCGCAAGTTCGTGCACGTCGACATCGAACCGACCCAGATCGGCCGCGTGTTCACCCCGGACCTGGGTATCGTTTCCGATGCCGGCAAGGCGCTGGATGTGTTCCTGGAAGTCGCCCGCGAGTGGAAAGCCGCTGGCAAACTCAAGTGCCGCAAGGCCTGGCTGGCTGACTGCCAGGAGCGCAAGGCGACCCTGCAGCGCAAGACCCACTTCGACAACGTGCCGGTCA
The genomic region above belongs to Pseudomonas sp. PSKL.D1 and contains:
- the gcl gene encoding glyoxylate carboligase; amino-acid sequence: MAKIRAIEAAVQVLRREGVDVAFGIPGAAINPFYAAMKSVGGIDHVLARHVEGASHMAEGYTRANPGNIGVCIGTSGPAGTDMVTGLYSASADSIPILCITGQAPRARLHKEDFQAVDITSIVKPVTKWATTVLEPGQVPYAFQKAFYEMRSGRPGPVLIDLPFDVQMAEIEFDIDAYEPLAINKPSATRIQAEKALALLNDAERPLLVAGGGIINADASDKLVEFAELTGVPVVPTLMGWGTIPDDHELMVGMVGLQTSHRYGNATMLKSDLVFGIGNRWANRHTGSVDVYTEGRKFVHVDIEPTQIGRVFTPDLGIVSDAGKALDVFLEVAREWKAAGKLKCRKAWLADCQERKATLQRKTHFDNVPVKPQRVYEEMNQVFGKDTCYVSTIGLSQIAGAQFLHVYKPRHWINCGQAGPLGWTIPAALGVVKADPKRKVVALSGDYDFQFMIEELAVGAQFNLPYVHVLVNNAYLGLIRQAQRGFDMDYCVQLAFENINATDAATYGVDHVAVVEGLGCKAIRVFEPFEIAPALREAQRMAETFRVPVVVEVILERVTNISMGTEINAVNEFEPLATTAEDAPTSILPVQGL
- a CDS encoding 2-keto-4-pentenoate hydratase, whose amino-acid sequence is MNTAAPSAHLAQLLVNAQRERSPLGELDHGLYPKDFADAYQTQQAIFSLRGIEAGGWKIGSKSPTGPVQGSPLPAQCLHAPGSAFARADYAPVGLELEIAFRFKHDFTPRDEDYSEAEVHAGIGEMAATIEIVSSRFAAFPKVEPLTQLADLLNHGALVVGEFVPYRDDFPFAQPTLALTFNDESIVPGPAANPAGDPRRLLTWLVNHHTRNGKTLPKDFVITTGSFTGMYFAKAAGELKGEISGMPPVSLSLT
- a CDS encoding LysR family transcriptional regulator — translated: MGRYVELQSFVQVAQKGSFAAAALIEGVTPAILGRRLDSLEKRLGVKLMHRSTRGLKLTALGEQLLERATRLLLDFDDLEAAICSSASLVKGSLQISAPAAFGRVHVAPHALEFQRRFPNVKLAFNLTDSVVDLVSEGYDLSIRIGEVRDPNYVAVKLFPNKRVVCGTPAYFARHGRPQTLEDLADHNCLAFTLQGGQQRGWTFMRDGRPVAMKVSGNLACNDGELLAAWMQQGVGIGWRSTWEIQAELDAGTLVTVLDEFALPDYDIQAVWPQQRHLPAKVRFFVDYLKEVYNVPGYWEGTNIP
- a CDS encoding pyridoxal-phosphate-dependent aminotransferase family protein, with product MLKLDFHPAGRHFLQIPGPSPVPDRILRAMSYPTIDHRGPEFGELGLKVLDGIKKIFKTVHPVVIYPASGTGAWEAALCNTLSAGDEVLMFETGHFATLWQKMALSLGLKPQFLGRPGIEGWRGGVDAAMIEAHLRADSAQRIKAVCVVHNETSTGVTSDIASVRKAIDAAGHPALLLVDTISGLASADYRHDEWGVDVTVSGSQKGLMLPPGISFNALSPKAIEASKRATLPRSFWGWDEIVEMNKTGYWPYTPNTNLLYGLNEALEMILGEGLENVFERHNRLAQACRTAVNAWGLDIQCADPSVYSPVLTGVMTPEGIDADAVRKVIYERFDMSLGTGLGKMKGRMFRIGHLGDCNDLTLMATLTGCEMGLQLAGVKLQSSGVLAAMDYLGGQSVPLRRE
- a CDS encoding NAD-dependent malic enzyme, with translation MPSERRPLPVKFRGPALLETPLLNKGTAFTQHEREAFGLQGLLPAQVETLEQQVARAYRQFSEAPGPLEKHVYLRSVQDRNETLFYKLVESHLEEMLPIIYTPTVGKACQEFSRIYRSHRGVFISYEERDQIDAMLANVTKDNVKVIVVSDCERILGLGDQGVGGMGIPIGKLSLYTACGGISPAYTLPIVLDVGTENPALLEDPEYLGLKQPRVRGQQYDDFLEAFVAAVQRRWPGVLLQFEDFALANAMPLLERYRDQLCCFNDDIQGTAAVTVGTLLAACRIKGETLSQQTIAFVGAGSAGCGIAEQIIQAMVEEGLSDAQARSQVFLLNSKGLLTDRQQGLYPFQTRLAHATASLSQWQFASDWPDLQEVVSNARPTVLIGVSGKAGLFTQSIIQTLYQGCRQPIIMPLSNPTSQIEAQPADLLQWTEGHALIATGSPFQPVEWAGRSYKIAQCNNSYIFPGIGLGVIVSQASRVTERMLMASARALAQSAQAGEMLPPMGDVQAVSKAIALAVALAAQEDGVASEQSEDALREAIDEMFWEPRYRSYQTA
- a CDS encoding MFS transporter; its protein translation is MRFFRLRPTTVVLFMLCAMYFITYLDRVNVSTAAVGFGPEFGLSKTEIGIVFSAFAYPYLVFQIIGGWVSDRFGAKRTLVVCGIIWAAATVMTGLAGGFVSLIIARILLGLGEGATFPAATAAMSRWVPKEKRGFAQGITHAFARLGNALAPAAMIAIMATYGWRESFYVCAVISFIWVALWALVFTELPKNHPRISQQELDSLPAPKVKNKDPLPWGRLFKRMAPVTIVYFCYGWTLWLLLSWVPMYFMNLGLDLKGTAIFASAVFFGGVVGDTLGGIVSDRIYARTKNLNKARSLMVSICLSLTLLSLVPLMFTTDIHISLACLAIGFFFSEMTIGPMWAIPMDIAPDHSGTASGMMNTGSAMAAIISPVAAGMLIDKFHNWQLPFLVSIALLAIGVALSFRMKPQNKFEYAKAPVASAEDPQPAPAISK